A single Triticum dicoccoides isolate Atlit2015 ecotype Zavitan chromosome 2A, WEW_v2.0, whole genome shotgun sequence DNA region contains:
- the LOC119353611 gene encoding 10 kDa chaperonin, mitochondrial-like → MAAIRRLIPSFNRVLVEKVVQPKKSAGGILLPETSKQLNSGKVIAVGPGSRDKEGKLIPVALKEGDHVLLPEYGGLEVKLAPEKEYLLYRDDDILGTLHE, encoded by the exons atggcggcgattcGGCGTCTGATCCCGTCCTTCAACCGGGTGCTGGTGGAGAAGGTGGTGCAGCCCAAGAAGAGCGCCGGCGGCATCCTCCTCCCGGAGACCTCCAAGCAG CTGAACTCTGGTAAGGTCATAGCTGTTGGCCCTGGCAGCCGTGACAAGGAAGGGAAGCTGATCCCTGTTGCTCTCAAGGAAGGTGACCATGTGCTCCTGCCTGAGTATGGTGGTCTTGAAGTCAAGCTTGCTCCTGAGAAAGA GTACCTCCTCTACAGAGACGATGACATTCTGGGCACCCTCCACGAGTGA